One window from the genome of Alkalihalobacillus sp. LMS6 encodes:
- a CDS encoding DUF6005 family protein, whose translation MKKRGVDHRPYYFGVWDADFFVNEKGALAYHADDVDHTFFKEWYETLYGITLKEWYEPLKSKSANIQKLVQLVEEKNKDTHVMVMLDLALLPERENKFHHSPFPHYVMLEKTENPTEWFMFDPDFRWEGRMQKEEIINAIQSPHVSGGYVFNGDQIRPPTDETVDAYFRTCMKAETNPLTEAVQRIVDSFWFDEDYLLSELGDALKQLPVLAIRKYAYEHAFAFFWFKLQFSETEFDNWCDEIEALEKGYKIVQYRAIKLAKTKRQADHDQLCAQLKSQFEREMNIKQKLIHYFEKWNEERENVINKNKGGSDERLDLYHFISK comes from the coding sequence TTGAAAAAACGAGGCGTTGATCACCGACCTTATTATTTTGGCGTTTGGGATGCGGATTTCTTTGTAAATGAAAAAGGGGCGCTAGCCTACCATGCAGATGATGTAGACCATACGTTTTTTAAAGAGTGGTATGAAACATTGTACGGCATTACGTTAAAGGAGTGGTATGAGCCGTTAAAAAGCAAATCGGCGAACATACAAAAGCTTGTTCAACTAGTGGAAGAAAAAAATAAAGATACGCATGTCATGGTGATGCTCGATCTCGCTTTGTTGCCTGAGCGTGAGAATAAATTTCATCATTCCCCTTTTCCGCACTATGTCATGTTAGAAAAAACTGAGAATCCGACAGAGTGGTTTATGTTTGATCCAGATTTTCGTTGGGAAGGACGCATGCAGAAAGAGGAGATTATAAACGCGATACAATCTCCTCACGTCAGTGGTGGCTATGTGTTTAATGGTGACCAGATTCGTCCGCCAACAGATGAAACGGTGGATGCGTATTTTCGCACATGCATGAAGGCAGAAACCAATCCATTAACAGAAGCGGTTCAACGAATTGTGGATTCATTTTGGTTTGACGAGGATTATTTACTAAGTGAGCTCGGAGATGCGTTAAAACAATTACCTGTCCTCGCAATTCGTAAATACGCGTATGAGCATGCATTTGCGTTTTTCTGGTTTAAGCTACAGTTCAGTGAGACGGAGTTTGACAACTGGTGTGACGAAATTGAGGCATTAGAAAAAGGCTATAAAATAGTACAATATCGCGCGATTAAGCTTGCAAAAACAAAAAGGCAAGCTGACCATGATCAGCTTTGTGCGCAACTTAAAAGTCAGTTTGAGCGCGAGATGAACATCAAACAGAAGCTTATTCATTATTTTGAGAAATGGAATGAGGAAAGAGAAAATGTGATCAATAAGAATAAAGGAGGAAGCGATGAACGTCTCGATTTGTACCATTTCATTTCGAAATAG
- a CDS encoding pyrimidine-nucleoside phosphorylase, with protein MRMVDIIEKKRDGLQLTKEEIRWFITEYTADRIPDYQVSALAMAIYFKDMDSSERAELTIAMAESGDQIDLSSIDGIKVDKHSTGGVGDKTTIALVPLVAAAGVPVAKMSGRGLGHTGGTIDKLEAIPNFSCDMDTKDFLEQVQTKGLAVAGQTGNLTPADKQLYGLRDVTGTVNSMALIASSIMSKKIASGSDAIVLDVKTGSGAFMKSLEDSSALAKAMVDIGANVGRKTMAVISDMNQPLGVGVGNAIEIKEAIDVLKGEGPEDVLELCLVLGSHMVYLADKASSVEDARKQLEEVIANGKAVEMMKVFVESQGGDPAVIDDPSLFPQATYEIDVPAIEEGYVYEIATDKIGVAAMQLGAGRATKEDKIDLAVGLKLKKKIGDRVEVGEPLVTLFANREEVEDIKELVQESYHLQAEQPKKAKLIYKEIYPEQG; from the coding sequence ATGAGAATGGTTGACATTATCGAGAAGAAAAGAGACGGATTACAATTAACGAAAGAAGAAATTCGCTGGTTTATTACGGAGTATACGGCTGATCGAATTCCTGATTACCAAGTATCAGCGTTAGCAATGGCGATTTATTTTAAAGATATGGATTCAAGCGAACGAGCTGAATTAACCATTGCAATGGCGGAATCAGGCGACCAAATTGATCTGTCATCAATCGATGGGATTAAAGTGGACAAGCATTCAACCGGTGGGGTTGGCGACAAAACAACGATTGCGCTTGTGCCACTCGTGGCTGCTGCAGGTGTACCTGTTGCAAAAATGTCTGGAAGAGGTCTTGGCCATACAGGTGGTACGATTGATAAACTGGAAGCGATTCCGAACTTCTCTTGTGATATGGATACGAAGGATTTCTTAGAACAGGTTCAAACAAAAGGTTTAGCTGTTGCAGGTCAAACTGGGAACTTGACGCCAGCTGATAAACAGCTATATGGACTGCGCGATGTAACAGGGACGGTTAATTCAATGGCGTTAATTGCAAGTTCCATTATGAGTAAAAAAATTGCTTCTGGCTCAGACGCCATCGTACTTGATGTAAAAACGGGCTCAGGTGCTTTTATGAAGTCATTAGAAGACTCTTCCGCTCTAGCAAAAGCAATGGTTGATATTGGAGCAAATGTTGGAAGGAAAACGATGGCTGTGATCTCCGATATGAATCAACCACTTGGTGTAGGTGTCGGAAACGCAATTGAAATAAAAGAAGCCATTGACGTGTTAAAAGGGGAAGGACCAGAGGATGTACTTGAGTTATGTTTAGTATTAGGTAGCCATATGGTTTATTTAGCAGATAAAGCAAGTAGTGTAGAAGATGCACGTAAACAGCTAGAAGAAGTGATCGCGAACGGAAAAGCAGTTGAAATGATGAAAGTGTTTGTCGAGAGTCAAGGCGGGGACCCTGCAGTCATTGACGATCCTTCACTTTTTCCACAGGCAACTTACGAAATTGATGTCCCTGCGATTGAAGAGGGGTACGTATACGAAATTGCCACTGACAAAATTGGCGTAGCGGCGATGCAGTTAGGTGCAGGACGTGCAACAAAAGAGGATAAGATCGATCTTGCAGTTGGGTTGAAATTGAAAAAGAAAATCGGCGATAGAGTCGAGGTTGGCGAGCCATTAGTGACCTTATTTGCTAACCGGGAAGAAGTAGAAGACATTAAAGAGCTTGTGCAAGAAAGCTATCATTTACAAGCGGAACAACCAAAAAAAGCGAAGTTAATTTATAAAGAAATTTATCCAGAACAAGGGTAA
- the spoIIAA gene encoding anti-sigma F factor antagonist yields the protein MTLQIQLEQKHNVLLVRLTGELDHHAAKTLRAEVEAHLPQTKHILLNLEGLSFMDSSGLGVILGRYKQITAAGGEMVVCAISPAVERLFEMSGMFKIIRFEENEDFALQKLGVA from the coding sequence ATGACATTACAAATTCAACTGGAACAAAAACACAATGTGTTGCTTGTAAGATTGACTGGGGAGCTGGATCACCATGCAGCGAAAACGCTGCGCGCAGAAGTAGAAGCCCATTTACCACAAACAAAGCATATTTTACTAAACCTTGAGGGGCTTTCTTTTATGGATAGCTCTGGCCTAGGTGTCATCTTAGGACGGTATAAACAAATCACGGCAGCTGGAGGAGAAATGGTCGTTTGCGCGATTTCACCTGCTGTTGAGCGGCTGTTTGAAATGTCAGGGATGTTCAAGATTATTCGCTTCGAGGAAAATGAAGATTTTGCTTTGCAAAAGTTAGGGGTGGCTTAA
- a CDS encoding phosphopantetheine-binding protein, whose amino-acid sequence MTYKEAVKTIRLILKNELHVHTLHLFHEQARLNEDLAVDSVMILHLLVQLETEYGIAISDEQLDRDTFYNVESLARFIEGKHQSAPAYD is encoded by the coding sequence ATGACCTATAAAGAAGCAGTAAAGACGATTCGCTTAATTTTAAAAAACGAATTACATGTACATACACTTCATTTGTTTCATGAACAAGCACGATTAAATGAAGATTTGGCGGTTGATTCGGTCATGATTTTACACCTGTTAGTTCAACTGGAAACGGAGTACGGCATTGCAATCTCTGATGAACAACTAGATCGGGATACATTTTATAACGTTGAAAGCTTAGCCCGCTTTATTGAAGGAAAGCATCAGTCGGCACCTGCCTATGATTAA
- a CDS encoding YqzK family protein codes for MRVLFNTMKAVILFVACTAIFYYGILWVTDELSELHRYDVPEGNALKASSIAVSDEDMNVLQRLTLFLLDGE; via the coding sequence ATGAGAGTTCTATTTAATACAATGAAAGCGGTAATCTTATTTGTTGCATGCACAGCCATTTTCTACTATGGTATTCTATGGGTGACGGATGAATTAAGCGAATTGCATCGATATGATGTACCGGAAGGAAATGCATTAAAAGCATCGTCAATCGCCGTTTCTGATGAAGACATGAACGTGCTTCAGCGTCTAACACTGTTTTTATTAGACGGTGAATAA
- a CDS encoding sugar phosphate isomerase/epimerase, which yields MNVSICTISFRNSLQSIEQLAQWTAAQGFAGIEMWGTHARHLMANSQLNGQWLRSHGLIVPMLSDYLPFEKEWSTIYQAAKTLILLAERWETNQIRVFAGNRGSDQVEKGERKQLVTKLREVCVMVSRNGMNVVVEIHPRTLCDTIPSTLQLLAEVNHPALKINFDVLHTWESGADIDQAFIELYPFITHFHLKNVTDRSQLSVFHPERVFQPSDSRKGMTSLFTGCIDYHHFFTQHDFSDCHVSLEWFGHHPFDVLQADNRKLLPYQKKKIYHSFS from the coding sequence ATGAACGTCTCGATTTGTACCATTTCATTTCGAAATAGCCTGCAATCAATTGAACAGCTTGCACAATGGACGGCAGCGCAAGGGTTTGCTGGCATAGAGATGTGGGGAACCCATGCTAGGCATTTAATGGCGAATTCACAGTTAAACGGACAATGGCTACGTTCACACGGATTGATCGTGCCGATGTTAAGCGATTATTTACCGTTTGAGAAAGAGTGGTCAACCATTTATCAAGCTGCAAAAACCTTAATTTTATTAGCTGAGCGTTGGGAAACGAATCAAATTCGCGTGTTTGCTGGTAATAGAGGAAGTGATCAAGTAGAGAAGGGCGAGAGAAAGCAGCTTGTTACGAAACTTCGAGAGGTATGTGTGATGGTTTCTCGAAATGGAATGAATGTAGTCGTGGAAATTCATCCCCGGACGTTATGTGACACGATTCCCTCGACGCTTCAATTGCTTGCGGAAGTTAACCACCCTGCATTAAAAATTAATTTTGACGTGCTACATACTTGGGAGAGTGGTGCTGACATCGATCAAGCCTTTATTGAGCTATATCCGTTTATAACTCATTTCCATCTTAAAAATGTGACGGACCGCAGCCAATTAAGTGTGTTTCACCCTGAGCGTGTGTTTCAGCCGTCGGATTCTCGAAAAGGCATGACGAGTCTATTTACAGGCTGCATCGATTATCACCACTTCTTCACGCAACATGATTTTAGTGACTGTCATGTGTCGCTAGAATGGTTTGGCCATCACCCGTTTGACGTCTTACAGGCAGATAATCGAAAATTGCTTCCCTACCAAAAGAAAAAGATTTATCATTCATTTTCTTAA
- a CDS encoding pyridoxamine 5'-phosphate oxidase family protein has product MDENKVKEQVLAVMEDHKIGSLATVKDKKPHSRYMTFYNKDFTLFTPTDKDTYKAEEIDENPNVHVLLGYTGEGYDDAFIEFQGKATIRDDQETKDAFWHDSLKHYFDSANDPSYILLELQPKTIRLMNKGDHTPHEISFD; this is encoded by the coding sequence ATGGATGAAAACAAAGTGAAAGAACAAGTGTTAGCTGTTATGGAAGATCATAAAATTGGTTCTCTTGCAACAGTAAAGGACAAAAAGCCACATTCACGCTATATGACGTTTTACAATAAGGACTTCACGCTTTTTACACCGACAGATAAAGACACATACAAAGCTGAAGAAATTGATGAAAACCCCAACGTACATGTGCTGCTAGGGTATACCGGTGAAGGCTATGATGATGCGTTTATTGAATTTCAAGGAAAAGCGACTATTCGAGATGATCAAGAAACGAAAGATGCATTTTGGCACGATTCCTTAAAACACTATTTTGATAGCGCCAACGACCCATCGTATATTTTATTAGAGTTACAGCCAAAAACCATCCGATTAATGAATAAAGGTGATCACACACCTCACGAGATCTCGTTTGATTGA
- a CDS encoding VLRF1 family aeRF1-type release factor, with protein sequence MSLAKDLKRLKQIQCDNGCLTIYLQTGKTSVDQQKGEWKIRLKNGLKKLEEYLEVSDNEPELHAFKKLKKQAEQQIMELSTNMPKSIVFIGSSEGDVQLKKLQVPVENDFRWEKHPVVDQLEALEEKFPLSGIVMIKKTDVHTVETSLGEVIEEKQYSWDIESEDWKEYVGARPQAEAGAALHREQYADRFDANQQRWFKKIAQKIEKESKQKNWSTMHLVGSPDQTSEFARQLSNHDPKISKRNLAKLKSHEIVKELNEEVV encoded by the coding sequence TTGTCACTAGCAAAGGATTTAAAACGCTTAAAGCAAATTCAATGTGATAACGGTTGTTTAACGATCTATTTACAGACTGGGAAAACAAGTGTCGATCAACAAAAAGGAGAATGGAAGATTCGCCTAAAGAATGGGCTTAAAAAGCTTGAAGAATACTTAGAGGTTAGTGATAATGAACCCGAACTACATGCCTTTAAAAAATTAAAAAAGCAAGCCGAGCAGCAAATTATGGAATTATCCACGAATATGCCGAAAAGCATCGTGTTTATTGGTTCTTCTGAAGGAGATGTCCAATTAAAGAAGTTGCAAGTACCGGTCGAAAATGATTTTCGCTGGGAAAAGCATCCAGTCGTTGATCAATTGGAAGCGTTAGAAGAAAAGTTTCCGTTATCGGGTATTGTCATGATTAAAAAAACCGATGTTCATACGGTTGAAACGAGTCTCGGTGAAGTGATTGAAGAGAAGCAATATAGTTGGGACATTGAATCAGAAGATTGGAAAGAATATGTTGGTGCAAGGCCGCAAGCTGAAGCAGGAGCAGCGCTTCACCGAGAACAATATGCCGATCGATTTGATGCGAACCAACAGCGATGGTTCAAGAAAATTGCTCAAAAAATTGAGAAAGAATCAAAGCAAAAAAACTGGTCAACGATGCACTTAGTTGGTTCACCTGACCAAACAAGTGAATTTGCAAGGCAGCTGTCGAATCATGACCCGAAAATTTCAAAAAGAAATTTAGCCAAACTTAAGTCCCATGAAATTGTTAAAGAATTAAACGAAGAAGTGGTATAA
- a CDS encoding DUF2188 domain-containing protein — translation MKEYTVTPNKDATTWFVKIEDIAPHEEYDKQAKAIEAGEKLAKENQPSRLIIFDEYHDQQEIRTY, via the coding sequence ATGAAGGAATATACAGTAACACCAAATAAAGATGCGACTACGTGGTTTGTAAAAATTGAGGACATTGCGCCTCATGAAGAATATGACAAGCAAGCAAAAGCCATTGAAGCAGGCGAGAAGTTGGCGAAGGAAAATCAGCCAAGCCGTCTAATTATTTTCGATGAGTACCATGACCAACAAGAAATCAGAACGTATTAA
- a CDS encoding MDR family MFS transporter, with amino-acid sequence MSEEKEEIPQFNKKPLVAVLLIGAFVAILNQTLLTTALPHLMADLDINENAAQWVTTIFMLVNGIMIPITAFLIEKFKARSLFLTAMTLFGIGTLICAVSPNFSILLVGRVIQASGAGIMMPLMQTVFLLIFPKERRGTAMGMVGLVISFAPAIGPTLSGWLVESYHWSILFWILLPVVIIDIIAAIFIMRNVTTLRHPKLDLSSIMLSTFGFGGLLFAFSNAGQASWGSPLVYVPLVIGVASLFFFITRQLKLDHPILEFRVFTYPVFSLTTAMGMLVFVSLVGPATILPIFMQNMQGYSAFETGLTILPGAVLMGIMSPITGRIFDKFGARLLAIIGLTLIFGSSLFYTNLTAETSLTYLTVVYAVRMFGLSLVLMPVTTAGLNVLPRELIPHGTAMNNTMRQVSGSIGTAILVSVMTSSASNGQSESMIQGVNNAFIVATVVAFISLIMAFFIKKNPRK; translated from the coding sequence ATGAGTGAGGAAAAAGAAGAAATACCACAATTTAATAAAAAACCTTTAGTTGCTGTATTGTTGATCGGCGCTTTCGTGGCCATTTTAAATCAAACCCTTTTAACAACAGCTTTACCGCATTTAATGGCAGACTTAGACATTAACGAGAATGCAGCACAATGGGTAACGACGATCTTTATGCTCGTTAATGGAATTATGATTCCAATAACGGCTTTTTTAATTGAAAAATTTAAGGCACGGTCACTTTTCCTAACGGCCATGACGTTGTTTGGAATCGGAACGTTGATTTGTGCCGTATCGCCAAATTTCAGCATCTTGCTAGTCGGACGTGTGATTCAAGCTTCTGGAGCTGGAATCATGATGCCGCTCATGCAAACAGTATTTTTATTAATTTTCCCAAAAGAACGGCGAGGAACGGCGATGGGGATGGTTGGGCTTGTAATCTCTTTTGCCCCAGCAATCGGTCCAACATTGTCTGGTTGGTTAGTTGAATCGTATCATTGGAGTATTTTATTTTGGATTTTACTTCCAGTTGTTATTATTGATATTATTGCGGCAATCTTTATTATGCGGAATGTCACAACACTTCGCCATCCGAAGCTTGATCTTAGTTCAATTATGTTATCGACGTTTGGTTTCGGCGGTTTACTCTTTGCATTTTCCAATGCAGGACAAGCAAGTTGGGGAAGTCCGCTTGTTTACGTACCGTTAGTAATTGGGGTCGCTTCATTATTCTTTTTTATTACGAGACAATTAAAACTCGATCATCCTATTTTAGAATTTCGAGTGTTTACGTATCCGGTTTTTTCATTAACAACAGCGATGGGGATGCTTGTATTTGTATCGTTAGTTGGTCCGGCAACGATCCTACCGATTTTCATGCAAAATATGCAAGGGTATTCTGCGTTTGAAACAGGATTAACAATCTTACCAGGCGCGGTCCTAATGGGGATTATGTCGCCAATAACAGGACGGATTTTTGATAAATTTGGAGCTAGACTACTTGCCATTATTGGCTTAACGCTCATTTTTGGGTCATCATTGTTCTATACCAATTTAACAGCTGAAACATCGTTAACCTACTTAACAGTTGTGTATGCAGTAAGAATGTTTGGGTTGTCTCTTGTGTTGATGCCTGTAACAACAGCTGGATTAAATGTCTTGCCAAGAGAACTCATTCCGCACGGGACAGCTATGAATAATACGATGAGACAAGTGTCAGGTTCAATCGGAACTGCAATCCTTGTATCAGTTATGACGTCTTCTGCTTCAAATGGACAAAGTGAATCTATGATTCAAGGCGTAAACAATGCATTTATTGTGGCAACCGTTGTAGCGTTTATTAGTTTAATTATGGCATTCTTTATTAAGAAAAATCCTCGAAAATAG
- the deoB gene encoding phosphopentomutase, with protein MLTHTFNRVFVIVMDSVGIGEAPDAEAFGDKGTNTLGSIADKYEAFHIPQLEKLGLGKLAPLKGIEAVQDPTASYGIMQEASVGKDTMTGHWEIMGLRIDEPFSVFPDGFPDELLHELEEKTGRGIIGNKVASGTEILDELGSEHVETGKLIVYTSADSVLQIAAHEDVVPVDELYRICEIARKLTLDPKYMVGRIIARPFVGDASGWKRTANRHDYALKPFGKTVMNALEDAGLDSIALGKISDIYDGEGVTTSIRTESNDDGMEKMMKQVDESFTGLCFLNLVDFDALYGHRRDVEGYGKAINVFDEQLQALLPKLKADDLLIITADHGNDPTHTGTDHTRELVPLLVYGKELKAVDLGHRDTFADLGATIADNFNVKAPEYGTSFLKELQANKQ; from the coding sequence ATATTGACACACACATTTAATCGCGTATTTGTAATTGTAATGGATTCAGTTGGGATTGGAGAGGCGCCGGATGCGGAAGCATTTGGAGATAAAGGGACAAACACCCTCGGCTCGATTGCTGATAAGTATGAGGCATTTCACATTCCACAATTAGAAAAGTTAGGCTTAGGAAAACTAGCGCCTTTAAAAGGCATTGAAGCTGTACAAGATCCTACGGCAAGTTACGGCATTATGCAAGAAGCGTCTGTCGGCAAAGATACGATGACAGGGCATTGGGAAATTATGGGTCTAAGAATTGATGAACCGTTCAGCGTGTTCCCTGATGGGTTCCCAGATGAATTGCTGCATGAATTAGAGGAGAAGACCGGTCGCGGCATCATTGGAAATAAAGTGGCATCAGGAACAGAGATTCTTGATGAGCTTGGCAGTGAACACGTCGAAACAGGGAAATTAATTGTGTATACATCGGCTGACTCGGTTTTACAAATTGCTGCACACGAAGATGTTGTACCTGTGGACGAGCTTTACCGCATTTGTGAGATTGCGCGAAAATTAACGTTAGATCCGAAATATATGGTAGGTCGAATTATCGCTCGTCCATTTGTCGGCGATGCATCAGGGTGGAAGCGTACCGCCAATCGTCACGATTATGCACTTAAGCCATTCGGTAAAACAGTTATGAATGCGCTTGAAGACGCTGGTCTAGATTCGATTGCGTTAGGCAAGATTTCCGACATTTATGATGGTGAAGGGGTAACAACCTCTATTCGAACAGAGTCTAATGATGACGGTATGGAGAAAATGATGAAGCAAGTAGATGAATCGTTTACGGGTTTATGCTTTTTAAATCTTGTTGATTTTGATGCACTTTACGGACACCGTCGTGATGTTGAAGGGTACGGAAAGGCGATTAATGTTTTTGATGAACAGTTACAAGCATTGCTTCCGAAATTAAAAGCAGACGACTTACTCATTATAACAGCTGATCACGGAAATGACCCAACCCACACAGGTACGGATCATACGAGAGAACTTGTGCCGTTACTTGTTTATGGAAAAGAGCTTAAAGCAGTAGACCTTGGGCATCGTGACACATTTGCAGACTTAGGCGCGACAATTGCAGACAACTTTAATGTGAAAGCACCAGAATACGGAACAAGCTTTTTAAAAGAATTACAAGCAAATAAGCAGTAG
- a CDS encoding D-alanyl-D-alanine carboxypeptidase family protein — translation MKKLLIRILVLLMLSTAVGLPAHAAEEKKAPLGEKTLSAIVIERDTGEVIFEKNSNKSLPPASMTKIMTMLLIMEAIDEGKLKYEDQVSVSEYAASMGGSQIFLEAGEQMSVDDMLKGIAVASGNDAAVAMAEHLAGSEEAFVKMMNEKASELNLEQTSFKNTNGLPVDNHYSSAHDLAIIAKELLKYEKITDYTSIYEDYLRKGTDKEFWLVNTNKLVRFYPGVDGLKTGFTQEAKYGLTATAEKDGMRVIAVVMGAPTSKERNAEVTSLLDHAFNQYSTETLFKKGDTLGEAKVVKGEQKRIEAITDDQVSILLKKGEEAKEPEVTVALDEHVAAPIEKGDVVGSLTVQLDGDTVVSTDLIAAESVDTASWWQLFKRTLSTFAGK, via the coding sequence ATGAAAAAGCTTTTAATACGCATTCTTGTTTTACTTATGTTGTCAACCGCTGTCGGGTTACCAGCTCATGCAGCAGAGGAGAAAAAAGCACCGCTAGGAGAAAAAACGTTATCAGCTATTGTGATTGAACGAGATACTGGGGAAGTTATTTTTGAAAAAAATAGCAATAAATCCTTACCACCAGCGAGCATGACAAAAATTATGACCATGTTGCTTATTATGGAAGCGATTGATGAAGGAAAGCTAAAGTATGAAGATCAAGTGTCGGTTAGTGAATACGCAGCTTCTATGGGAGGATCACAAATCTTTTTAGAAGCAGGAGAACAAATGAGCGTTGACGATATGTTGAAAGGGATTGCGGTAGCATCTGGTAACGATGCAGCAGTGGCGATGGCGGAGCATCTTGCTGGTTCTGAAGAAGCGTTTGTGAAAATGATGAATGAAAAAGCAAGCGAATTAAACTTAGAGCAAACATCTTTTAAAAATACGAACGGCTTACCTGTTGATAATCACTATTCTTCTGCACATGATTTAGCGATCATTGCGAAAGAATTACTGAAATACGAAAAGATTACCGATTATACGAGTATTTATGAAGATTATTTGCGAAAAGGAACAGATAAAGAATTTTGGCTCGTTAATACAAATAAACTTGTCCGTTTTTATCCTGGTGTAGATGGATTGAAAACAGGCTTTACGCAAGAAGCGAAGTATGGGCTAACAGCAACTGCTGAAAAAGACGGGATGCGCGTTATCGCCGTTGTAATGGGTGCACCGACATCAAAAGAACGAAATGCAGAAGTGACCTCTTTGCTCGATCATGCGTTTAACCAGTATTCAACCGAAACACTATTTAAAAAAGGGGATACGTTAGGTGAAGCAAAAGTTGTCAAAGGCGAGCAAAAAAGGATTGAAGCGATTACGGACGATCAGGTATCCATCCTGCTGAAAAAAGGAGAAGAAGCGAAAGAACCTGAAGTGACAGTAGCGCTAGACGAACATGTGGCTGCGCCTATTGAAAAAGGCGATGTGGTTGGAAGTTTAACCGTACAGCTTGATGGAGATACCGTCGTATCAACTGATTTAATTGCGGCAGAGTCTGTAGATACAGCTTCTTGGTGGCAATTATTTAAACGAACGTTGTCAACTTTTGCAGGGAAATAA
- a CDS encoding organic hydroperoxide resistance protein — protein sequence MADIVYTSKATAQGGREGTVQSDDQFLDLNLVKPGSKKEGTNPEQLFAAGYASCFDGALNLMASNAKKDIESKTTAHVSLVKDPSDNGFQIGAELEVEINGVSQEEAEELVEKAHEFCPYSKATRGNIQVKLTAKAQ from the coding sequence ATGGCAGATATCGTCTATACATCAAAAGCAACAGCTCAAGGTGGTCGTGAAGGTACAGTTCAATCGGACGATCAATTTCTTGACTTAAATCTAGTAAAACCAGGTTCTAAGAAAGAAGGAACCAATCCAGAGCAATTGTTTGCAGCAGGTTACGCTTCTTGTTTTGATGGTGCTTTAAATTTAATGGCTTCAAATGCAAAGAAAGACATTGAGTCTAAAACAACAGCTCACGTTTCTTTAGTAAAAGATCCATCTGATAATGGTTTTCAGATTGGAGCCGAATTAGAAGTTGAAATTAATGGTGTTTCTCAAGAAGAGGCAGAAGAATTAGTTGAAAAAGCTCACGAATTCTGCCCATATTCAAAAGCTACGCGCGGAAACATTCAAGTGAAACTAACGGCTAAAGCGCAATAA
- the xerD gene encoding site-specific tyrosine recombinase XerD, with translation MRLQEDVHQFVHFIKVEKGLSANTLDSYQRDLKQYVGYLEHAHIASFSDVTHHVIQSFLYELKHSGKSPATMARVLTSVRSLHGFLYRERYTESDPSSLIESPKQEKRLPHYLSADEVESLLQPQTFGSEALELRNTAMLELLYASGLRVTELTSLQLDHVHLTMGFLRVIGKGNKERIVPLGTAASKALTQYLDRGRGILLKRNHHSYLFVNHYGKPLTRQGFWKILKQRAKQANIQKNFSPHTLRHSFATHLLENGADLRSVQEMLGHSDISTTQIYTHVTKTRMKDVYLKHHPRA, from the coding sequence ATGCGTTTACAAGAGGATGTTCATCAATTTGTCCATTTTATAAAAGTTGAAAAAGGGTTGTCCGCGAATACGTTAGATTCTTATCAGCGTGACTTAAAGCAGTATGTCGGTTACTTAGAACACGCACACATTGCATCATTTTCAGATGTGACTCATCACGTTATACAATCGTTTTTGTACGAGCTTAAACATAGCGGAAAGTCACCGGCGACAATGGCGAGGGTGCTTACATCGGTGCGGTCGCTACATGGTTTCTTATACCGGGAACGTTATACAGAAAGTGACCCTTCTTCGTTGATTGAATCACCAAAGCAAGAAAAGCGACTTCCTCACTATTTAAGTGCCGACGAGGTAGAAAGCCTTTTACAACCACAAACGTTTGGAAGTGAAGCATTGGAGTTGCGGAATACAGCTATGCTTGAGCTTCTCTATGCTTCAGGACTTAGGGTGACTGAGTTAACGTCTTTACAATTAGATCATGTGCATCTAACGATGGGGTTTTTACGTGTCATTGGAAAAGGAAACAAGGAGCGAATTGTTCCACTTGGAACCGCAGCATCAAAAGCGTTAACACAGTACTTAGACCGGGGCAGAGGCATACTGTTAAAAAGAAATCATCACTCGTATTTATTTGTAAACCATTATGGGAAACCGCTCACACGACAAGGATTTTGGAAGATCTTAAAACAACGTGCAAAACAAGCAAACATCCAAAAAAACTTTAGCCCGCATACGTTGCGCCATTCTTTTGCGACACATTTGTTAGAGAACGGGGCTGATTTGCGTTCAGTCCAAGAAATGCTGGGGCATTCGGATATTTCTACAACGCAAATTTACACACATGTAACCAAAACGCGTATGAAGGATGTTTATTTAAAACATCATCCAAGAGCATAA